The following are from one region of the Angustibacter sp. Root456 genome:
- a CDS encoding NADH-quinone oxidoreductase subunit G, which produces MTTTTSVTTPSGGDAAKRDDLVSMVIDGATVEVPKGTLVIRAAEQVGVQIPRFCDHPLLEPVGACRQCLVEVSTPGPDGSLRAMPKPQASCTLAVSEGMVVKTQRTSPVADKAQHGVMEFLLINHPLDCPVCDKGGECPLQNQALSNGRPETRFDDVKRTYPKPINISSQVLLDRDRCVLCARCTRFSKQIAGDPFIELVERSALQQVGIYAKQPFESYFSGNTVQICPVGALTGAAYRFRARPFDLVSVPSVCEHCASGCGLRTDHRRGVVLRRLADNDPQVNEEWNCDKGRWAFQYATLDRLTHPLVRDTDTGELRVASWPEALSVAAEGLRAARAAGGVGVLTGGRVTHEDAYAYAKFARVVLGTNDVDFRARPQSAEEAEFLAHAVAGAWVGAEGVSYDQLEQAPAVLLVGLEPEEESPIVFLRLRKAVRAHRQQVVSIASWATRGLEKLDGRLIPAGPGTEAEVLDALAEGLAEVEDTTQLLRAEGAVVLVGERLSQTPGALSAVLRLAEATGARIAWVPRRAGERGAVEAGALPNLLPGGRPVGDAAARVDLAAAWAVDGLPEQPGRDTAAMLEAARSGELGGLVVGGVEPADLADPVAAVEALDAAGFVVSLELRPSAVTERADVVLPVAAVAEKGGTFWTWEGRERPFGIALETNALSDYRVLDLLADELDVPLGLRDLASVRAQAAEIAVWDGERAAAPSVPAAEPPAVGPNQAVLSTWHLLLDAGRLQDGEPWLAGTARRPVVRLSAATAAEVGVAEGDLVTVSTERGQLTLPLVVTDMPERAVWLPTNQTGYPVRTLLGADSGSVVTLSRGGAA; this is translated from the coding sequence ATGACGACGACGACCAGCGTCACCACCCCCTCGGGCGGGGACGCCGCCAAGCGCGACGACCTCGTCTCGATGGTCATCGACGGCGCCACCGTCGAGGTGCCCAAGGGCACGCTCGTCATCCGGGCCGCCGAGCAGGTGGGCGTGCAGATCCCGCGCTTCTGCGACCACCCGCTGCTCGAGCCGGTCGGCGCCTGCCGCCAGTGCCTGGTGGAGGTCTCGACCCCCGGTCCGGACGGCTCGCTGCGCGCCATGCCCAAGCCGCAGGCCTCCTGCACCCTCGCCGTCAGCGAGGGCATGGTGGTCAAGACCCAGCGCACGTCGCCGGTGGCCGACAAGGCCCAGCACGGCGTCATGGAGTTCCTGCTCATCAACCACCCGCTGGACTGCCCGGTCTGCGACAAGGGCGGCGAGTGCCCGCTGCAGAACCAGGCGCTGTCGAACGGCCGGCCCGAGACCCGCTTCGACGACGTCAAGCGCACGTACCCCAAGCCGATCAACATCTCGAGCCAGGTGCTGCTCGACCGCGATCGCTGCGTGCTGTGTGCGCGCTGCACCCGCTTCAGCAAGCAGATCGCCGGCGACCCGTTCATCGAGCTGGTCGAGCGCAGCGCGCTGCAGCAGGTCGGGATCTACGCCAAGCAGCCGTTCGAGAGCTACTTCAGCGGCAACACCGTGCAGATCTGCCCGGTGGGCGCGCTGACGGGTGCCGCCTACCGCTTCCGCGCCCGGCCGTTCGACCTCGTGTCGGTGCCGTCGGTGTGCGAGCACTGCGCGTCCGGCTGCGGCCTGCGCACCGACCACCGCCGTGGCGTGGTGCTGCGCCGGCTGGCCGACAACGACCCGCAGGTCAACGAGGAGTGGAACTGCGACAAGGGGCGCTGGGCCTTCCAGTACGCCACGCTCGACCGTCTCACCCACCCGCTCGTGCGCGACACCGACACCGGCGAGCTGCGCGTGGCCTCCTGGCCCGAGGCGCTGTCCGTCGCCGCCGAGGGGCTGCGCGCCGCCCGCGCGGCCGGCGGCGTCGGCGTCCTCACCGGCGGGCGCGTGACGCACGAGGACGCCTACGCGTACGCCAAGTTCGCGCGCGTCGTGCTGGGCACCAACGACGTCGACTTCCGCGCCCGGCCGCAGTCGGCCGAGGAGGCCGAGTTCCTGGCCCACGCCGTGGCGGGGGCCTGGGTCGGCGCCGAGGGCGTCAGCTACGACCAGCTCGAGCAGGCTCCGGCCGTGCTGCTGGTGGGGCTGGAACCCGAGGAGGAGTCGCCGATCGTCTTCCTGCGCCTGCGCAAGGCCGTGCGGGCGCACCGCCAGCAGGTCGTCTCCATCGCCAGCTGGGCCACCCGCGGGCTCGAGAAGCTCGACGGCCGGCTGATCCCGGCCGGTCCCGGCACCGAGGCCGAGGTGCTCGACGCCCTCGCCGAGGGCCTGGCCGAGGTCGAGGACACCACCCAGCTGCTGCGCGCCGAGGGCGCTGTGGTGCTGGTCGGCGAGCGGCTGTCGCAGACGCCCGGCGCCCTGTCGGCGGTGCTGCGCCTGGCCGAGGCCACCGGCGCTCGCATCGCCTGGGTGCCCCGGCGCGCCGGTGAGCGCGGCGCCGTCGAGGCCGGTGCGCTGCCGAACCTGCTGCCCGGGGGCCGCCCGGTCGGCGACGCCGCAGCGCGCGTCGACCTGGCCGCGGCCTGGGCCGTCGACGGCCTGCCCGAGCAGCCCGGACGCGACACCGCCGCCATGCTGGAGGCCGCGCGCAGCGGCGAGCTCGGCGGCCTGGTCGTGGGCGGTGTCGAACCGGCTGACCTGGCCGATCCCGTGGCCGCGGTCGAGGCACTCGACGCCGCCGGGTTCGTCGTCTCCCTCGAGCTGCGGCCGAGCGCCGTCACCGAGCGCGCCGACGTCGTCCTGCCGGTCGCCGCGGTCGCCGAGAAGGGCGGCACGTTCTGGACCTGGGAGGGTCGCGAGCGGCCCTTCGGTATCGCGCTGGAGACCAACGCGCTCAGCGACTACCGCGTGCTCGACCTGCTGGCCGACGAGCTGGACGTCCCGCTGGGCCTGCGCGACCTCGCCAGCGTGCGGGCCCAGGCCGCCGAGATCGCGGTGTGGGACGGCGAGCGGGCTGCGGCGCCGTCCGTGCCGGCCGCCGAGCCCCCGGCGGTCGGCCCCAACCAGGCCGTGCTGTCGACGTGGCACCTGCTGCTCGACGCCGGCCGGCTGCAGGACGGCGAGCCCTGGCTCGCCGGCACCGCCCGTAGACCGGTGGTGCGTCTGTCGGCCGCCACGGCCGCCGAGGTCGGTGTCGCCGAGGGCGACCTGGTCACCGTGTCGACCGAGCGCGGTCAGCTCACGCTCCCGCTGGTGGTCACCGACATGCCCGAGCGGGCCGTGTGGCTGCCCACGAACCAGACGGGATACCCGGTGCGTACGCTCCTCGGGGCTGATTCCGGCTCCGTCGTCACGCTCAGCAGGGGAGGTGCGGCATGA
- the nuoF gene encoding NADH-quinone oxidoreductase subunit NuoF, with protein sequence MTTLTPILSEFWDADRSWSMETYEAHDGYQALRKALGMAQADVITTVKDSGLRGRGGAGFPTGMKWGFLPPPDGGPRYLVVNADESEPGTCKDIPLMMATPQFLIEGVAITSYAIGCNHAFIYVRGEVVHVLRRLMRAVEEAYAKGYLGKNILGSGFDLDVTVHAGAGAYICGEETALLDSLEGRRGQPRLKPPFPAVAGLYARPTVVNNVESIASVPPILLKGADWFTSMGTEKSTGFGFFSLSGHVKHPGQYEAPLGITLRELLDMAGGMRSEQSKLKFWTPGGSSTPIFTAEHLDVPLDFESVGAAGSMLGTRALQIFDDTTCVVRAVDRWIDFYAHESCGKCTPCREGNYWMKQVLHRLEHGQGTEADLDKLLDICDNILGRAFCALGDGATSPVTSSIQYFRDEYLRHLPSAENPSGGCPFDRAASALFAPEVIAAP encoded by the coding sequence ATGACCACGCTCACCCCGATCCTCAGCGAGTTCTGGGACGCCGACCGCTCGTGGTCGATGGAGACCTACGAGGCGCACGACGGCTACCAGGCGCTGCGCAAGGCGCTCGGCATGGCGCAGGCCGACGTCATCACGACCGTCAAGGACTCCGGCCTGCGCGGGCGCGGCGGCGCCGGCTTCCCCACCGGCATGAAGTGGGGCTTCCTGCCCCCGCCGGACGGCGGCCCTCGCTACCTCGTCGTCAACGCCGACGAGTCCGAGCCGGGCACCTGCAAGGACATCCCGCTCATGATGGCGACGCCGCAGTTCCTCATCGAGGGCGTCGCCATCACCTCGTACGCCATCGGCTGCAACCACGCCTTCATCTACGTGCGCGGCGAGGTCGTGCACGTGCTCCGCCGCCTGATGCGCGCGGTCGAGGAGGCGTACGCGAAGGGCTACCTGGGCAAGAACATCCTCGGCTCGGGGTTCGACCTCGACGTCACCGTGCACGCCGGCGCGGGCGCGTACATCTGCGGTGAGGAGACCGCGCTGCTCGACTCCCTCGAGGGTCGTCGCGGCCAGCCGCGGCTGAAGCCGCCGTTCCCCGCGGTGGCGGGCCTGTACGCGCGCCCGACGGTGGTCAACAACGTCGAGTCGATCGCCAGCGTGCCGCCGATCCTGCTCAAGGGCGCGGACTGGTTCACGTCCATGGGCACCGAGAAGTCCACGGGCTTCGGCTTCTTCAGCCTCTCGGGCCACGTCAAGCACCCGGGCCAGTACGAGGCACCGCTGGGCATCACGCTGCGCGAGCTGCTCGACATGGCCGGCGGCATGCGCAGCGAGCAGAGCAAGCTGAAGTTCTGGACGCCGGGCGGATCGTCGACGCCCATCTTCACCGCCGAGCACCTCGACGTCCCGCTGGACTTCGAGTCGGTCGGTGCCGCGGGCTCGATGCTCGGCACGCGCGCGCTGCAGATCTTCGACGACACCACGTGCGTCGTACGGGCGGTCGACCGCTGGATCGACTTCTACGCCCACGAGTCCTGCGGCAAGTGCACGCCGTGCCGCGAGGGCAACTACTGGATGAAGCAGGTGCTGCACCGGCTCGAGCACGGCCAGGGCACGGAGGCCGACCTCGACAAGCTGCTCGACATCTGCGACAACATCCTCGGTCGCGCGTTCTGCGCGCTCGGAGACGGTGCCACGAGCCCGGTGACGTCGAGCATCCAGTACTTCCGCGACGAGTACCTGCGGCACCTGCCGTCCGCTGAGAACCCCAGCGGTGGCTGCCCGTTCGACCGCGCAGCCTCCGCCCTGTTCGCACCTGAGGTGATCGCAGCACCATGA
- the nuoE gene encoding NADH-quinone oxidoreductase subunit NuoE translates to MPADDQATFAVAGAAEGADAYPDDVRTRLDADSAEIIARYPQARSALLPMLHLVQSEDGFVSQRGIEYCAQRLDLTTAEVAGVATFYTQYKRHPNGTYTVGVCTNTLCAIMGGDAIFDSLSQHLGVGHDETTDDGAITLERVECNAACDYAPVVMVNWEFFDNQTPSSARDLADRLRAGDAVQPTRGPSRVCTFKQVSRTLAGFPDGLADEGPGAGEPTLRGLQLAHEKGWTAPQTSAPNAGAASEQVAAEHVADPAHPSANDAAIASGTQGAASTQPAKED, encoded by the coding sequence ATGCCCGCGGACGACCAGGCCACGTTCGCCGTCGCAGGCGCCGCCGAGGGGGCGGACGCCTACCCCGACGACGTGCGCACCCGGCTGGACGCCGACAGCGCCGAGATCATCGCGCGTTACCCGCAGGCCCGCTCGGCGCTGCTGCCCATGCTGCACCTCGTGCAGAGCGAGGACGGCTTCGTCAGCCAGCGCGGCATCGAGTACTGCGCGCAGCGCCTCGACCTCACCACCGCCGAGGTGGCCGGCGTCGCGACGTTCTACACGCAGTACAAGCGCCACCCCAACGGCACCTACACCGTCGGCGTCTGCACCAACACGCTGTGCGCGATCATGGGCGGCGACGCGATCTTCGACTCCCTGTCGCAGCATCTCGGCGTCGGTCACGACGAGACGACCGACGACGGCGCCATCACCCTCGAGCGCGTCGAGTGCAACGCGGCCTGCGACTACGCCCCCGTCGTGATGGTCAACTGGGAGTTCTTCGACAACCAGACGCCGTCGTCCGCCCGCGACCTGGCCGACCGGCTGCGCGCCGGTGACGCGGTGCAGCCCACCCGGGGCCCGAGCCGGGTCTGCACCTTCAAGCAGGTCTCGCGCACGCTCGCCGGTTTCCCTGACGGCCTGGCCGACGAGGGCCCCGGCGCCGGCGAGCCCACCCTGCGCGGCCTGCAGCTGGCCCACGAGAAGGGCTGGACGGCGCCCCAGACCTCCGCCCCCAACGCGGGAGCCGCATCCGAGCAGGTCGCCGCCGAGCACGTCGCCGACCCTGCCCACCCCAGTGCCAACGACGCCGCCATCGCCTCTGGCACGCAGGGCGCCGCGTCCACCCAGCCCGCGAAGGAGGACTGA